From one Streptomyces mobaraensis genomic stretch:
- a CDS encoding glycosyltransferase family 4 protein: protein MSSSSGTSHGRPPPHAVQVLGGGGAGSGAHVRSLAAGLVARGLRVTVCAAGWTEERYGFTGAGASFTPLPAGTDALLVAGIRAATADADVVHAHGLRWGLLAALALHGRPTPLVVTWHRRVRAAGARAHVVRLMERRAVRTAAVVLGATPDLVDQARSRGARDARLTPVGFPGPRAAAPVAAAAVVAAETEGDVPRDKVLAELGVLGRPLLLAVGRLEPDQGYGPLLDAARSWRRLDPEPLLVVAGEGPERPLLQRRIEDEGLPVRLVGRREDVPQLLAAADLAILPSRWEGRALLAQEAFRAGVPLVATAVGGVPDLVGDAAELVPYGDASALACAVSRVLVDARRRAELVAAGRRLGAGWPSEDDAVAHVLSVYDELWG, encoded by the coding sequence GTGAGCAGTTCATCCGGCACGTCCCACGGCCGGCCGCCCCCGCACGCCGTCCAGGTGCTGGGCGGCGGTGGCGCGGGCAGCGGCGCCCATGTGCGGTCGCTGGCCGCCGGCCTCGTCGCGCGGGGGCTGCGGGTGACGGTGTGCGCGGCCGGGTGGACGGAGGAACGGTACGGATTCACCGGGGCCGGCGCCTCGTTCACGCCGCTGCCGGCCGGGACGGACGCGCTCCTCGTCGCCGGGATCCGGGCGGCGACCGCCGACGCGGACGTCGTCCACGCGCACGGCCTGCGCTGGGGCCTCCTCGCCGCGCTCGCCCTGCACGGGCGCCCGACGCCGCTGGTGGTCACCTGGCACCGGCGCGTCCGCGCGGCGGGCGCCCGGGCCCACGTCGTACGGCTGATGGAACGGCGGGCCGTGCGGACCGCCGCGGTCGTCCTCGGCGCCACGCCGGACCTGGTGGACCAGGCGCGGTCACGCGGGGCGCGGGACGCCCGGCTGACGCCGGTGGGGTTCCCCGGGCCGCGGGCCGCCGCCCCTGTCGCCGCTGCCGCCGTTGTCGCAGCGGAGACGGAAGGTGACGTGCCCCGGGACAAGGTGCTCGCCGAACTGGGCGTGCTCGGGCGGCCGTTGCTCCTCGCCGTCGGGCGGCTCGAACCCGACCAGGGGTACGGGCCGCTGCTCGACGCCGCCCGCTCCTGGCGGCGGCTCGACCCCGAGCCGCTGCTCGTCGTCGCCGGGGAGGGGCCTGAGCGGCCGTTGCTCCAGCGGCGCATCGAGGACGAGGGGCTGCCCGTGCGGCTCGTCGGGCGGCGGGAGGATGTGCCGCAGTTGCTGGCGGCGGCGGACCTGGCGATTCTGCCGAGTCGGTGGGAGGGGCGGGCACTGCTGGCGCAGGAGGCTTTCCGGGCGGGGGTGCCGTTGGTGGCCACGGCGGTGGGGGGTGTTCCCGATCTTGTCGGCGATGCGGCGGAGCTTGTGCCGTATGGGGACGCTTCGGCGTTGGCCTGCGCGGTGTCGCGGGTGCTTGTCGACGCGCGGCGGCGGGCCGAGCTTGTCGCCGCGGGGCGGCGGTTGGGGGCGGGGTGGCCTTCGGAGGACGATGCGGTTGCTCATGTGCTGAGCGTGTACGACGAGTTGTGGGGGTAG